From one Perca flavescens isolate YP-PL-M2 chromosome 19, PFLA_1.0, whole genome shotgun sequence genomic stretch:
- the LOC114546019 gene encoding uncharacterized protein LOC114546019 isoform X2, with protein sequence MKLCSRLCFLVLAISSISKGQNGTAVTPEPLTAPTPTPRLPSDETVNKTDGATTPTSSPQSNTSANATDLPSTIFTTETLDPQSTDDLSETRKEAEDSKAAETTTSVSAPESGKGDVTTTGGTKPELIEDMGGSSAGYVILIFIVLIIIILCVILYFLRRAARSYSFDLHRQVPANHHNEPLGNFEPVYLDDLDRPAPKDEVTTDAPSPPPVSNGTTLQLEELISNGESAPQNQPDANGLEISPPSSNTSPSLGQDAADKTSSPFSSTNMLFDAIGEEQQNENNNNPSISSSEPFVEINLDDPAWCD encoded by the exons ATGAAGTTGTGCAGTCGACTCTGCTTCCTCG TTTTAGCAATTTCTTCAATATCCAAAGGACAAAATGGGACTGCAGTTACTCCAG AGCCTCTTACCGCCCCTACTCCTACCCCGCGGTTGCCATCAGATGAGACTGTAAATAAGACTGATGGCGCCACGACGCCCACCTCTTCTCCTCAGAGTAACACATCAGCGAATGCAACAGATCTGCCTTCAACAATCTTCACG ACTGAAACGCTAGATCCTCAGAGTACAGATGACTTGAGCGAAACAAGAAAGGAAGCTGAGGACAGCAAAGCGGCAGAGACAACCACCTCGGTCAGCGCGCCTGAGAGCGGAAAGGGTGATGTCACAACGACAGGCGGTACCAAACCAG AGTTAATTGAAGACATGGGTGGTTCGTCCGCCG GTTATGTGATCCTCATATTCATCGTCCTGATCATCATTATTCTGTGTGTCATTCTCTACTTTCTCAGGAGAGCCGCCAGG TCGTACTCGTTTGACCTCCATCGTCAGGTTCCCGCCAACCATCACAACGAACCCCTCGGCAACTTTGAACCAGTCTACCTGGACGACCTGG ATCGACCAGCTCCTAAAGATGAAGTGACCACCGACGCCCCTTCACCTCCTCCAGTATCCAACGGCACAACTCTACAGTTGGAGGAGCTGATCTCCAATGGAGAGAGC GCTCCACAGAACCAGCCAGATGCAAACGGTCTGGAGATTTCGCCCCCCAGTAGTAACACCAGTCCCTCACTGGGCCAGGACGCAGCTGACAAGACATCCAGCCCATTCAGCAGCACCAACATGCTCTTCGATGCTATCGGGGAGGAGCAGCAGAacgaaaacaacaacaacccat CGATTTCTTCCAGTGAgccgtttgttgaaataaaccttgacGATCCGGCGTGGTGCGATTAG
- the LOC114546019 gene encoding uncharacterized protein LOC114546019 isoform X1, with product MKLCSRLCFLVLAISSISKGQNGTAVTPEPLTAPTPTPRLPSDETVNKTDGATTPTSSPQSNTSANATDLPSTIFTTETLDPQSTDDLSETRKEAEDSKAAETTTSVSAPESGKGDVTTTGGTKPELIEDMGGSSAGYVILIFIVLIIIILCVILYFLRRAARSYSFDLHRQVPANHHNEPLGNFEPVYLDDLDRPAPKDEVTTDAPSPPPVSNGTTLQLEELISNGESATEKAPQNQPDANGLEISPPSSNTSPSLGQDAADKTSSPFSSTNMLFDAIGEEQQNENNNNPSISSSEPFVEINLDDPAWCD from the exons ATGAAGTTGTGCAGTCGACTCTGCTTCCTCG TTTTAGCAATTTCTTCAATATCCAAAGGACAAAATGGGACTGCAGTTACTCCAG AGCCTCTTACCGCCCCTACTCCTACCCCGCGGTTGCCATCAGATGAGACTGTAAATAAGACTGATGGCGCCACGACGCCCACCTCTTCTCCTCAGAGTAACACATCAGCGAATGCAACAGATCTGCCTTCAACAATCTTCACG ACTGAAACGCTAGATCCTCAGAGTACAGATGACTTGAGCGAAACAAGAAAGGAAGCTGAGGACAGCAAAGCGGCAGAGACAACCACCTCGGTCAGCGCGCCTGAGAGCGGAAAGGGTGATGTCACAACGACAGGCGGTACCAAACCAG AGTTAATTGAAGACATGGGTGGTTCGTCCGCCG GTTATGTGATCCTCATATTCATCGTCCTGATCATCATTATTCTGTGTGTCATTCTCTACTTTCTCAGGAGAGCCGCCAGG TCGTACTCGTTTGACCTCCATCGTCAGGTTCCCGCCAACCATCACAACGAACCCCTCGGCAACTTTGAACCAGTCTACCTGGACGACCTGG ATCGACCAGCTCCTAAAGATGAAGTGACCACCGACGCCCCTTCACCTCCTCCAGTATCCAACGGCACAACTCTACAGTTGGAGGAGCTGATCTCCAATGGAGAGAGCGCTACAGAAAAAg CTCCACAGAACCAGCCAGATGCAAACGGTCTGGAGATTTCGCCCCCCAGTAGTAACACCAGTCCCTCACTGGGCCAGGACGCAGCTGACAAGACATCCAGCCCATTCAGCAGCACCAACATGCTCTTCGATGCTATCGGGGAGGAGCAGCAGAacgaaaacaacaacaacccat CGATTTCTTCCAGTGAgccgtttgttgaaataaaccttgacGATCCGGCGTGGTGCGATTAG